In Rutidosis leptorrhynchoides isolate AG116_Rl617_1_P2 chromosome 2, CSIRO_AGI_Rlap_v1, whole genome shotgun sequence, one genomic interval encodes:
- the LOC139890633 gene encoding uncharacterized protein, with protein sequence MRRALVKSSGLVHSVFRHYEAKRPLLNPRMMLKEVRYNVYMCNYGHPSYMFSRALSADAAKVNYEEAKRTGPLVEYERRINAGELEDGDNCQIGTLREIQRLYDELGSSVHACHLDRYSDPGKTGRSRWLWSRFIPQSSVSPVKGLYLYGGVGTGKTMLMDLFFDQLPCNWRKRRIHFHDFMLNVHTSLQRHRGVSDPLEVVAGEISHESILLCLDEFMVNDVADALILNRLFKHLFDNGAILVATSNRAPDNLYERGLQRDLFLPFISTLKERCIVHEIGSSVDYRRRTSAEEGFYFIQNGTSDFLMQRFNELIGEHTPHPQEVEVVMGRRLQVPLGANKCAYFPFEELCDKPIGAADYFGLCKKFHTLALDGVPIFGLHNRTAAYRFVTLVDVMYENKGRLVCTAEGTPFDLFERIVTIADAHNVAPRTSSRSRKNDDFDLCVDNELGFAKDRTISRLTEMNSKEYLEQHSEMIANKWFQNHRDEAKSEDVVHA encoded by the exons ATGAGGAGAGCTTTGGTCAAATCTTCGGGACTAGTTCACTCGGTATTTCGCCATTATGAAGCGAAAAGACCATTGTTAAATCCAAGAATGATGTTAAAAGAAGTAAGATACAACGTGTATATGTGTAACTATGGACATCCATCATATATGTTTTCAAGAGCTTTGTCAGCTGATGCTGCTAAAGTAAATTATGAAG AAGCGAAGAGAACCGGGCCCCTTGTGGAATATGAACGGAGAATAAATGCAGGTGAACTTGAAGATGGTGATAATTGTCAG ATAGGAACCTTAAGAGAAATTCAACGACTCTATGACGAGCTTGGTAGCTCAGTACATGCATGTCATTTGGATCGTTATTCTGATCCTGGAAAAACGGGGAG GAGTAGGTGGTTATGGTCCCGTTTTATACCTCAGTCTTCGGTTTCACCGGTCAAAGGACTCTATCTTTATGGTGGAGTTGGCACTGGAAAAACCATGTTGATGGACTTGTTTTTTGATCAATT GCCTTGCAATTGGAGGAAAAGGAGGATCCATTTTCACGACTTTATGTTAAACGTTCACACCAGTTTGCAG AGACACAGAGGAGTATCTGACCCACTTGAAGTTGTTGCAGGCGAGATTTCTCATGAGTCCATTTTACTATGTTTAGATGAATTCATG GTTAATGATGTGGCTGATGCTTTAAtattaaaccgcttatttaaacATCTTTTTGACAATGGTGCT ATACTTGTTGCTACATCAAATCGTGCTCCCGATAATCTGTATGAACGTGGATTGCAAAGAGACCTTTTTCTGCCATTCATTTCCACTCTCAAG GAACGATGCATAGTACATGAAATCGGTTCGTCTGTGGACTACAGAAGAAGGACCTCG GCAGAAGAAGGTTTCTACTTCATACAGAATGGTACATCCGATTTTCTTATGCAAAGATTTAATGAGTTGATTGGGGAACATACACCTCATCCTCAAGAggtggaagttgttatgggcaggAGACTGCAg GTACCGTTGGGGGCTAACAAATGTGCATATTTTCCTTTTGAGGAACTCTGTGACAAACCTATTGGTGCTGCAGACTATTTTGGATTATGTA AGAAATTTCACACCCTGGCTTTGGATGGTGTCCCAATATTCGGTCTCCACAATCGGACTGCAGCTTATCGGTTTGTCACTTTGGTTGAT GTTATGTATGAGAACAAGGGAAGGTTGGTGTGTACCGCCGAGGGGACTCCTTTTGACCTATTTGAGAGGATTGTGACGATCGCAGATGCGCATAATGTAGCACCTAGAACCTCTTCAAGATCAAGAAAGAATGACGATTTTGACCTTTGTGTTGATAATGAATTGGGATTCGCAAAAGATCGCACCATCAGTAG GTTGACGGAAATGAATAGCAAAGAGTATCTGGAGCAGCATAGTGAAATGATAGCGAATAAATGGTTTCAGAATCATAGAGATGAAGCCAAAAGTGAGGATGTGGTGCATGCATGA
- the LOC139890634 gene encoding receptor-like protein Cf-9 homolog, which yields MRYPKFNPFIYLLFFVISFASFTSSYSSSIKCSDSQTLALLHFKQNLSSINFSTEYSPCKGWLGSSYYPIMMNWTISTDCCHWNGVTCDHSTGDIIGLDLSCGMLQGSIHPSTSLFDLPHLKSLNLAFNDFTDSQLPPQIGRFSNSLTYLNISSCSLSGRVPTDITLLHKLESLDLSLDWDSLNFEPHVFINMLQNTTNLKELSLNRVNISSSLPTYLNVSSSLKLLDLGHTNLYGRLPHNIFNLRSLEKLDLSYNWFEGDIPREMSLLPNLVFLDLSWPRSDLQMEPYILNNLFGNSTSLEHLSLVEVNIFGALPTYLNTTSLKSLDLRWTGLEGKLPNNILNLPQLQQLDLSWNSNLTGPFPTINTSTIIRLEVLDLTSTKLSTEIPGSIDHIKSLNYLSLSRCSLVGSLPKSLVNLKQLSFLDLSYNMLNASLPSWFKNLSSLEYILLHNNMFSGTVQFDSFPLQSLKQLALGYNQFDGRIDVLDQGPILHTFRQLTNLISLDLSFNNFRGEWELDTVLSSLTNLTELILSNSGLSVMTNTVNRYANPGVGALYLAFCNVKVFPESLRAMKDLRYLDLSNNLIRGDIPEWAVEIGGNGMVGLDLSNNSLTGLPQLLWEGLDHMYLKSNTIQGPFPRSICNMSNLRYLDISNNSFGGVIPSCVGDVIISAVTINLGNNRFQGTIPNVYENCGPLEGLFLNGNQLEGEIPRSLSKCQFLKVLDVGNNHLNGTFPGWLGDLPKLQVLILKSNKLSGPIVTSSTVESLFPSLLVLDLSYNEFVGQLPKNYFQNFNAMKNVTKNNRKLEYLESGGNYYSIVVVSKGVERSMPQIFVDYTIIDLSNNKFEGEIPNIIGSLTSLMVLNLAHNNLIGRIPSSIGKLLEMESLDLSWNQLTGEIPRSLADLTFLGFLNLSQNHLVGRIPQGSQFNTFEGNSFEGNEKLCGLPLPKKCEGSLKPQIKADGDEESGFTWKAVILGYGCGTPLGIVIGYIMLTTRRVKWFNAIVDA from the coding sequence ATGAGGTATCCAAAGTTTAATCCCTTCATTTATCTTTTATTTTTTGTCATCTCTTTTGCTTCTTTCACTTCATCATATTCTTCTTCCATAAAATGTTCTGATTCACAGACTCTTGCTTTGCTTCATTTTAAGCAAAATCTTTCTTCCATCAATTTTTCAACTGAATATTCTCCATGTAAAGGTTGGCTTGGCTCAAGTTATTATCCAATTATGATGAACTGGACCATAAGTACAGATTGTTGCCACTGGAATGGAGTCACTTGCGACCACTCCACAGGTGACATTATTGGTCTCGACCTTAGTTGTGGAATGCTACAAGGTTCCATACATCCCAGCACCTCCCTTTTCGACCTTCCTCACCTTAAAAGTCTCAACCTTGCTTTTAATGATTTTACTGATTCTCAACTTCCTCCTCAAATCGGAAGGTTTTCTAACAGCCTTACATATCTCAATATCTCTAGTTGTAGTTTGTCGGGTCGAGTCCCAACAGATATCACACTCCTTCATAAGTTGGAGTCTCTTGATCTCTCTTTGGATTGGGATAGTTTGAATTTTGAACCTCATGTTTTCATTAACatgctacaaaatactacaaaTTTGAAGGAACTTTCACTAAACAGAGTTAATATCTCTTCATCTTTACCTACTTATCTTAATGTTTCTTCTTCTTTAAAACTACTAGACCTTGGCCACACGAATCTGTATGGAAGACTACCTCATAACATTTTTAATCTTCGATCTTTGGAAAAACTCGACTTGTCATATAACTGGTTTGAGGGAGATATTCCTAGGGAAATGTCTCTTCTTCCAAATTTGGTTTTTCTTGATCTCTCTTGGCCTCGGTCTGATTTACAAATGGAACCTTACATTTTGAACAATCTCTTTGGAAATTCTACTTCATTGGAACACCTATCTCTCGTTGAAGTTAACATCTTTGGGGCTTTACCTACTTACCTTAATACCACTTCTTTGAAATCACTTGATCTTAGATGGACTGGCTTGGAAGGAAAATTACCAAATAATATCCTCAATCTTCCACAGTTGCAACAACTTGACTTATCATGGAACAGTAATCTGACAGGTCCATTTCCTACCATTAACACAAGCACTATCATCCGTCTTGAGGTTTTAGATCTCACGTCAACCAAATTATCAACAGAGATACCCGGTTCAATCGATCATATCAAGTCTCTGAATTACTTATCGCTCTCGCGATGTAGTTTGGTGGGGTCCCTTCCGAAATCCTTAGTCAATCTTAAGCAACTTTCTTTTCTAGATTTGTCATATAACATGCTAAATGCATCATTGCCCTCGTGGTTTAAGAATCTTTCTTCTTTGGAGTACATATTACTCCATAACAATATGTTCAGTGGAACCGTACAGTTTGATTCATTTCCTCTTCAATCACTAAAACAACTAGCCCTCGGCTATAATCAGTTTGATGGTCGGATTGATGTACTTGATCAAGGACCCATTCTACATACATTTCGGCAACTCACCAACCTCATTTCCCTAGACCTTTCATTTAATAATTTTAGAGGTGAATGGGAGTTGGATACAGTGTTATCAAGCCTCACTAACCTTACAGAACTCATTCTGTCCAATAGCGGTTTATCTGTCATGACAAATACTGTCAATCGTTATGCCAACCCCGGTGTTGGAGCCTTATATTTGGCCTTTTGCAACGTAAAGGTGTTTCCTGAGTCCTTACGAGCCATGAAAGATCTTAGATACTTAGATCTATCTAATAATCTTATTCGAGGCGACATTCCTGAATGGGCAGTTGAGATTGGTGGAAATGGGATGGTAGGTTTAGATCTCTCAAATAACTCGTTGACAGGCTTGCCTCAACTTTTATGGGAGGGATTAGATCATATGTATCTAAAGTCCAACACAATTCAAGGACCGTTTCCTCGATCGATTTGCAACATGAGCAATTTAAGATATCTGGATATCTCCAATAATAGCTTCGGTGGAGTGATCCCATCGTGTGTGGGAGACGTTATTATCTCTGCCGTTACGATAAATTTGGGGAACAATCGTTTTCAAGGTACTATTCCAAATGTATACGAGAACTGTGGACCGTTAGAGGGGCTGTTTTTGAATGGAAATCAGTTAGAAGGGGAGATTCCACGCTCGTTGTCGAAATGTCAGTTTTTGAAAGTACTTGATGTCGGAAACAACCATTTAAATGGAACATTCCCCGGATGGTTAGGAGATCTTCCAAAACTGCAAGTTCTTATCCTTAAATCGAACAAACTTAGTGGTCCCATTGTGACCTCATCGACAGTCGAATCTCTATTTCCAAGTCTGCTAGTTCTTGATTTATCTTATAATGAGTTTGTCGGCCAGCTACCAAAAAATTATTTTCAAAATTTCAACGCCATGAAGAATGTGACGAAAAACAATAGGAAACTTGAATATTTGGAATCTGGTGGCAATTATTACTCGATTGTTGTAGTGTCGAAAGGGGTGGAGCGATCTATGCCTCAAATTTTCGTTGACTACACAATTATTGATCTATCAAACAATAAATTTGAAGGAGAGATCCCAAACATTATTGGAAGTCTTACTTCATTGATGGTGCTCAACTTAGCTCACAACAATCTCATTGGTCGAATCCCATCTAGTATTGGGAAACTATTGGAGATGGAATCATTAGACTTATCTTGGAACCAACTCACAGGAGAGATCCCTCGAAGCCTTGCAGACTTGACATTTCTCGGGTTCTTAAATCTTTCTCAAAACCATCTTGTGGGCCGCATTCCGCAAGGATCACAGTTCAACACGTTTGAGGGGAACTCGTTTGAAGGGAATGAGAAACTGTGTGGGCTCCCTTTGCCTAAGAAGTGTGAAGGGTCACTCAAACCACAAATCAAAGCAGACGGAGATGAAGAGAGTGGATTTACATGGAAGGCAGTGATCTTAGGATACGGTTGTGGAACTCCACTTGGAATAGTAATAGGATATATAATGTTGACGACGAGAAGAGTAAAGTGGTTCAATGCAATTGTTGATGCCTGA